A stretch of Microtus pennsylvanicus isolate mMicPen1 chromosome 5, mMicPen1.hap1, whole genome shotgun sequence DNA encodes these proteins:
- the Tlx1 gene encoding T-cell leukemia homeobox protein 1 isoform X1 codes for MEHLGPHHLHPGHAEPISFGIDQILNSPDQSGCMGPASRLQDGEYGLGCLVGGAYTYGGGGSVAGAGAGATGAYGAGGPGGPGGPAGGSGGACSMGPLAGSYNVNMALAGGPGPGSGGGGGGAGGAGALSAAGVIRVPAHRPLAGAVAHPQPLATGLPTVPSVPAVPGVNNLTGLTFPWMESNRRYTKDRFTVALSPFTVTRRIGHPYQNRTPPKKKKPRTSFTRLQICELEKRFHRQKYLASAERAALAKALKMTDAQVKTWFQNRRTKWRRQTAEEREAERQQANRILLQLQQEAFQKSLAQPLPADPLCVHNSSLFALQNLQPWSDDSTKITSVTSVASACE; via the exons ATGGAGCACCTGGGTCCCCACCATCTCCACCCGGGCCACGCGGAGCCCATCAGCTTCGGCATCGATCAGATATTGAACAGCCCGGACCAGAGCGGCTGCATGGGGCCGGCTTCGCGCCTCCAGGACGGAGAATACGGCCTTGGCTGTTTGGTCGGAGGCGCTTACACTTACGGTGGCGGGGGTTCAGTCGCTGGGGCGGGGGCCGGAGCTACAGGAGCTTATGGCGCTGGTGGCCCGGGTGGTCCCGGCGGCCCGGCGGGCGGCAGCGGTGGTGCCTGCAGCATGGGCCCACTGGCCGGCTCCTACAACGTGAACATGGCCTTGGCGGGCGGCCCTGGTcccggcagcggcggcggcggtgggGGCGCTGGTGGCGCGGGGGCGTTGAGCGCTGCGGGGGTGATCAGGGTGCCCGCTCACAGGCCGCTGGCCGGAGCGGTGgcccacccccagcccctggccaCTGGCTTGCCTACTGTACCCTCCGTGCCTGCGGTGCCGGGTGTCAACAACCTCACCGGCCTCACCTTCCCCTGGATGGAGAGTAACCGCAGATACACAAAGGACAGGTTCACAG TGGCCCTCTCACCCTTCACTGTAACACGCCGTATAGGTCACCCCTATCAGAACCGGACGCCACCTAAGAAGAAGAAGCCGCGCACATCCTTCACACGCCTGCAGATCTGTGAGCTGGAAAAGCGCTTCCACCGCCAGAAGTACTTGGCTTCGGCGGAGCGCGCCGCTCTGGCCAAGGCGCTCAAAATGACCGATGCGCAGGTCAAAACCTGGTTCCAGAACCGGCGGACGAAATGGAG GCGGCAGACAGCAGAGGAGCGCGAGGCTGAGAGGCAGCAGGCGAACCGCATCCTCTTGCAGCTGCAGCAGGAGGCCTTCCAGAAGAGCCTGGCCCAGCCCCTGCCCGCAGATCCACTGTGTGTGCACAACTCGTCGCTCTTTGCCCTGCAGAACCTGCAGCCATGGTCTGACGACTCCACCAAAATCACTAGCGTCACGTCGGTGGCTTCGGCCTGCGAGTGA
- the Tlx1 gene encoding T-cell leukemia homeobox protein 1 isoform X2: MEHLGPHHLHPGHAEPISFGIDQILNSPDQSGCMGPASRLQDGEYGLGCLVGGAYTYGGGGSVAGAGAGATGAYGAGGPGGPGGPAGGSGGACSMGPLAGSYNVNMALAGGPGPGSGGGGGGAGGAGALSAAGVIRVPAHRPLAGAVAHPQPLATGLPTVPSVPAVPGVNNLTGLTFPWMESNRRYTKDRFTGHPYQNRTPPKKKKPRTSFTRLQICELEKRFHRQKYLASAERAALAKALKMTDAQVKTWFQNRRTKWRRQTAEEREAERQQANRILLQLQQEAFQKSLAQPLPADPLCVHNSSLFALQNLQPWSDDSTKITSVTSVASACE; encoded by the exons ATGGAGCACCTGGGTCCCCACCATCTCCACCCGGGCCACGCGGAGCCCATCAGCTTCGGCATCGATCAGATATTGAACAGCCCGGACCAGAGCGGCTGCATGGGGCCGGCTTCGCGCCTCCAGGACGGAGAATACGGCCTTGGCTGTTTGGTCGGAGGCGCTTACACTTACGGTGGCGGGGGTTCAGTCGCTGGGGCGGGGGCCGGAGCTACAGGAGCTTATGGCGCTGGTGGCCCGGGTGGTCCCGGCGGCCCGGCGGGCGGCAGCGGTGGTGCCTGCAGCATGGGCCCACTGGCCGGCTCCTACAACGTGAACATGGCCTTGGCGGGCGGCCCTGGTcccggcagcggcggcggcggtgggGGCGCTGGTGGCGCGGGGGCGTTGAGCGCTGCGGGGGTGATCAGGGTGCCCGCTCACAGGCCGCTGGCCGGAGCGGTGgcccacccccagcccctggccaCTGGCTTGCCTACTGTACCCTCCGTGCCTGCGGTGCCGGGTGTCAACAACCTCACCGGCCTCACCTTCCCCTGGATGGAGAGTAACCGCAGATACACAAAGGACAGGTTCACAG GTCACCCCTATCAGAACCGGACGCCACCTAAGAAGAAGAAGCCGCGCACATCCTTCACACGCCTGCAGATCTGTGAGCTGGAAAAGCGCTTCCACCGCCAGAAGTACTTGGCTTCGGCGGAGCGCGCCGCTCTGGCCAAGGCGCTCAAAATGACCGATGCGCAGGTCAAAACCTGGTTCCAGAACCGGCGGACGAAATGGAG GCGGCAGACAGCAGAGGAGCGCGAGGCTGAGAGGCAGCAGGCGAACCGCATCCTCTTGCAGCTGCAGCAGGAGGCCTTCCAGAAGAGCCTGGCCCAGCCCCTGCCCGCAGATCCACTGTGTGTGCACAACTCGTCGCTCTTTGCCCTGCAGAACCTGCAGCCATGGTCTGACGACTCCACCAAAATCACTAGCGTCACGTCGGTGGCTTCGGCCTGCGAGTGA